CTGGTGCTCTGTACCACAATGTTACAACCTGTAACAATAACATTGATTAACAAATCTGCATGTTTAACAGATTGCATCTACAAGTTATagcaaacatttaaataaacTAAATGTGTCAAGGCGACACGAAtgcccaaaaagttgaaaaatctgtaATTTCattaacacatgtggacacaaacctgatggtagtctcacatatcaaaaatcagctcaaaatctggaggggtatagaaaaaaaatccttataactatgattttcaataatttatcaaagtccaaagcctgtaatttgaGCAAAAATTAGCGAAGAGGAACAAAACttatacttgatctgtaactcatcatgctTAACTCACATATCAAtaaatcagccaaatatctgaaggcctttagaaaaaaagtctgtataactgtgattttcaacaatttctcaagtCCAAAgtctgtaatttcggcaaaaattagtggagcggaacgaaacttaaacttgatctgtaactcatcatactTATAtactaaaaatcagcccaatatctgaaggcgttgagaaaaaaactctgtataatggtttgttgtggaatgacAGAATTTCGGAATAACggatttcggacaagggtaaaactacatgtatatggcaccgacaacttcgttgcagagccataaaaaaaatctgcttgtaacagtacagcatcaattcAGAAATATCTTAATTGTATTTGTATTCTATATTGTCATACACCTAATCTGTGTGCACATGTAGTAAAACTCCACCGttgttaggccacaccaatttaatttcttgttctacggatttttggactccaaaatttggggcgagcgagcgatttgaaaattttaataaaaaaatatttaatttgcaaatttttgaggcgaagcttgaaaagttaAGGCAAgcgattaatttttttttttgtaaacataaaatagtaggttttgacatttattaaaacttgatttatcacttatactttgatatttctttaatttatgaagtaatttttccctgttcaccaagctGAATAATTATGTctatgtatgtcatgtatgtgtgactgacaatgagacaagtctccatccaagtcataaccagtgttgggaacaaccccttaattttataaatatcccttttatgaggggtcaatataagcagggactttctatactaagtacaTGTAAGTAAGTATAGAAAGTCCCcgatataatatatttttttgtaaaaaaacaccactttttagtacaaaagggctcatattttcccaaaagaactatatatctttctggtattaaatggtcaaaacatgtccaagaattttgtaatattcctgcaTTTTTACCATGTTAacatatttactttaacagttcaaaattattcaaaataagtggaaccctcttttagaaaagtggtttaaaatatgatgtatttctcctctttttgagtaaaaaattctaagttttcaaaggctTTTAAGTAGCACTATACAAATTCTTggtatttcaattttcatttctacatcagcatgatcagtaaaatgaccccttgtctgagggagggttgctCCCAACCTGATAATGACAAATACAGGTCAAACTACGGctttttacacagggctttgttCCAGACCGtcatcaaacagcaagctataaaggaccctaaaattattagtgtacataattcaaacaggaaaaccaacgatctaatttatatatccaaaccgGCAAATGGGAAAATACCAAtgtaccacatcaacaaacgacaactgctgaacgacaggcccctgaatcaatcaggacaggtgcataaacatgcagcagcTATGGATAGTTTtatttcgccagcatacaatataattgcagttgaaggcaaataaatccttcagaagttcttagtactctaacaacgaacattttttgatagggaatatgagtaagggggaaagaaaccaacgttttgttctttacaggtatttccgctgttatatatTTAAATCGGAGCACTCTCACTTTGGATaaatgctgaaacaaatattctcacagatatttacacagtgtggtggattgcttataggtttaaaatcgttatacaggtttagactgtgattttaaaaacaaatgttgatatcttttcatatcatttacaaaaaaacggtgtgggaaatggacatgattacatttctgTATGCGGGAagcaggaatataaaaaaaataaaaaacttctgttttgaaaaaaatatgtgtgggcgggtccgtcgaacaaggaattaaattggtgtggccgtacatttatattctaaaatttgagaaattaaaaataaatattagatCTTAATCATTTTAATCAAAACACatgacatttggttgaggcaaactaatgtTAGAGAACAGACACCAATTTTGGGATGTACAGCCATACAGAGGAATAAGGGTTAACTCAATGCCTCCTCTGCTATGGCTGGTGCATAAAAATAGTCAGTAGTTGTGCATTTAACATTCTACACAAAGAGCAGTTTTTTTAATAAGACTCATGTTATAATAGGATAGGCTGTATTTTATAGGGTGCAAATATTCCATGCACATGAAAAAGTTAAGGATTAGCATACATGTATGAAGGTCAGAAATGGATGTTTAATCCAATACCTCATGCATGTAACATTGAAACATATACTCAAACATCGAACTAAACCTTACCTCATGTGTATATACTCGGACTGGTATACCGAAAGCTCTAGCCAAACCAAAATCTGCTAACTTGATAATGCCTTTATTGTCAATAAGTAAATTCTGTGGTTTCATGTCACGATGTAATACTCTTCTCTGATGACAAAACAGTATTCCTTGAAGGATCTGGTAAGTATAactctgtaaatatagacaatcaAAATTACAAACTATATATATGCTACTGTTGTCTTGGTTGGTGGTGTTTTATCTCATTCCAAAACTTATCTAATTATAGTCTCAAGTTCTCTTTTATGTTCACAGCTACAAAAAATATCAGATGTGAAATCACTAAGCAGACGCAACactcaatttatttaaaaaaactttgtaTCCATTGGCTtgtggtaaaaaaaatatgactgatACTTATGTCTCTTCTAAGTTTtgtaatgtatatatttttgcTTACTTTGACTAGCATTTTATCCATAAACTGTCCACTTGGAATGGTATCCATATATCTTTTCAAGTCCATAGACAAAAATTCAAACACCAAATATAATTTGTTCTCTTGCATCAACACATCTTCTAAACTGAAACAGATACATATTATACTTcataattatattcaaaataataatgcTTCTGAAATATGATTGttgtttaattaaatattataattatttgtgCAATAGAAGGTGaatgtcaaaaattaatttaaacaaatctaAATCCcgaattttaatttttcaaaagtggCTTTAAATGATTAGATTTGACAATAAAGTTGGGTGTTAATAACCTTTAAAATGTTCTATGCaattaaattgtttacaaatTAAATGTGTAAGATTCACTAGCTTGCTTTATTTAACTCAAGTACACTTGTAAATGTCATTGATACTCCCAAGACATAATGAATGAGCCTGAATTGtgtcataaaaagaaaaaagaaaggtaCAGACACGACAATATCTTTGCTAAAATCGTTTTGTAGCTTGAGCTGTGTATATTACAACTAGAACTTGGGACATGAGGTCATACTAATCTTACTGTAGCTTGAGCTGTGTATATTACAACTAGAACTTGGGACATGAGGTCATACTAATCTTACTTTCACtagtaatttaaaacaattgaaaacaagTGCATGTCTGATCTGATCAATGAAAAAGTGTGATGGAAATAGATTTgacccaagttaggagcctctggccgtttttagtcttgtatgatttttaatttaagttttattgtgtataattcggagttcagtatgacgtccatcatcactgaactagtatacatgttttttaggggccagctgaaggacacctccgggtgcgagaatttcttcctacattgaagacccattggtggcctgaggctgttgtctgctctctggtggggttgttgtctctttgacacattccccatttccattctcaactttattgtTTGAGAGATAAGTATTTGAAATAAATGGAgatattaagtttttttaatttgttacccAACAATGTTAGGATGTTGTAGTTCTTTCAGTAGTGATATTTCTCTGATGGCTGTGGATGGAATTCCTTCCTCTTCACTTTCTAATCTTATCTTCTTCAGAGCAACCAATCTGTTTGTTTTCTTGTGTCTACCTTTGTACACTACACCATAGGTACCTGGATACAATAAAACACAGCTTGTAATGACATGAAAAAGCTACAGTAATATTTTTGAGGAAGAAAGGCTGATGCACTAGTATATAACAGAAATTCTTACTGGTCATTAAATGAAGCCCAAGTATGTCTATAAAAGGTTTAGAATAAATTAATGGATAAAATGTGAAATACATGAAACCCAATGATATCCATGAACAAAATGTACATGCTTATGTATGTCataaattaaacacaaaaaaatactgaatcgCCTActaaatgatatatttattttatatataaactagaggctctaaagagcctgtgtcgctcaccttggtcaatgtgaatattaaacaatggacacagatggattcatgaaaaaattgtgttttggtgatggtgatgtgtttgtagatcttactttactaaacattcttgctgctgacaattatctctatctataacagtactttctgtggaaaatgttattgaaaatcttcaaattttaagaaaattgttaaaaattgactatgaagggcaataactccttagggggtcaattgactattttggtcatagtgacttatttttagttcttactttgctgtacagtattgctgtttacagtttatctctatctataataatattcaagataacaaaaaaaacagcaaaatttcctcaaaattaccaattcaggggcagcaacctaacaaccgattatccaattcatctgaaaattccagggcagatagatcgtgacctgatcaacaattttacttcctgccaaatgctttggtttttgagttataaaccaaaaactgcattttacccccatgttctatttttagccatggcggccatcttggtttgttggcagagttaccggacacatttttttaactagataccccaattatggctaagtttggttaaatttggcccagtagtttcagaggagaagatttttctaaaagattactaagatttgctctaaatgctttggtttttgagttataagccaaaaactgcattttacccctatgttctatttttagccatggcggccatcttggttggttggccgggtcactggacacatttttttaactagataggccaataatgattatggccaagtttggttaaatttggcccagtagtttcagagaagaagatttttctaaaagattactaagatttaagaaaaatggttaaaaattgactataaagggcaataactccttaaggggtcaactgaccatttcggtcatgttgacttatttgtaaatctaactttgctgaacattattgctgtttacagtttatctctatctataataatattcaagataataaccaaaaacagcaaaatttccataaaattaccaattcaggggcagcaacccatcaacgggttgtccgattcatctgaaaatttctgggcagatagatcttgacctgataaacaattttaccccatgtcagatttgctctaaatgctttgatttttgagttataagccaaaaactgcattttacccctatgtcctatatttagccgtggcagccatcttggttggatggccgggtcaccggacacattttttgaactacataccccaaagatgattgtggccaagtttggattaatttagcccagtagtttcagaggagaagatttttgtaaaagattactaagatttacgaaaaatggttaaaaattgactataaagggcaataactccttaaggggtcaactgaccatttcggtcatgttgacttatttgtaaatcttactttgctgaacattattgctgtttacagtttatctctatctataataatattcaagataataaccaaaaacagcaaaatttccataaaattaccaattcaggggcagcaacccatcaacgggttgtccgattcatctgaaaatttctgggcagatagatcttgacctgataaacaattttaccccatgtcagatttgctctaaatgctttggtttttgagttataagccaaaaactgcattttacccctatgttctatttttagccatggcggccatcttggttggttggcggggtcaccggacaca
This genomic window from Mytilus galloprovincialis chromosome 9, xbMytGall1.hap1.1, whole genome shotgun sequence contains:
- the LOC143045552 gene encoding cyclin-dependent kinase 1-like; the encoded protein is MEDYVKIEKIGEGTYGVVYKGRHKKTNRLVALKKIRLESEEEGIPSTAIREISLLKELQHPNIVGLEDVLMQENKLYLVFEFLSMDLKRYMDTIPSGQFMDKMLVKSYTYQILQGILFCHQRRVLHRDMKPQNLLIDNKGIIKLADFGLARAFGIPVRVYTHEVVTLWYRAPEILLGSQRYSTPVDVWSIGCIFAEMVTKRPLFHGDSEIDQLFRIFRTLTTPTEEVWPGVTSLPDYKPTFPTWKNNSLAQSVKQLDNTGLDLLQTMLIYDPAQRISAKKALNHTYFANLDKSALPASTVTTT